In Pyxidicoccus trucidator, a single genomic region encodes these proteins:
- a CDS encoding ribosomal protein L7/L12 yields MKVQVWNAFASNNSGSYTLVGRFPNETLAADVAAELARVAAEHNVWMEERHQKGWDDDAPPSPLEIFMQHHGLTPVRFTQLEDVWPEHSDINTPRVWAQGHQVFVHHGCTVTLPPTFGEYFYKRGGRVETELDHSHHPLIGVFQLRYPYAARAGQDVPALALRALDALYAEDGPLVQLTHPEPLPAWRVGERFGDGDLTVGAVFTDLVEGFTTVDRIARAHGFTVEVKVFESWDRKGDALAFLRPCIPPLPTRELFDVVLTGATSQATLAVTGMIEELRQVDPKEARALLDSAPAPVRRRLPRGVAEAMASRLQRVGARVEVRPSEP; encoded by the coding sequence GTGAAGGTCCAGGTCTGGAACGCGTTCGCGAGCAACAACAGCGGCAGCTACACCCTGGTGGGCCGCTTCCCCAACGAGACGCTCGCCGCCGACGTCGCCGCCGAGCTGGCCCGGGTGGCCGCCGAGCACAATGTCTGGATGGAGGAGCGCCATCAGAAGGGCTGGGATGATGATGCCCCGCCATCGCCGCTGGAGATCTTCATGCAGCACCACGGCCTCACCCCGGTGCGCTTCACGCAGCTGGAGGATGTCTGGCCCGAGCACAGCGACATCAACACGCCCAGGGTGTGGGCCCAGGGCCACCAGGTGTTCGTGCACCACGGCTGCACGGTGACCCTGCCGCCCACCTTCGGCGAGTACTTCTACAAGCGCGGCGGGCGCGTGGAGACGGAGCTGGACCACTCGCACCACCCGCTCATCGGCGTCTTCCAGCTCAGGTATCCCTACGCGGCCCGCGCCGGTCAGGACGTCCCGGCCCTGGCGCTGCGGGCGCTGGACGCGCTGTACGCGGAGGACGGGCCGCTGGTGCAGCTCACCCATCCGGAGCCACTGCCCGCCTGGCGCGTGGGCGAGCGCTTCGGCGATGGCGACCTCACCGTGGGCGCCGTGTTCACCGACCTGGTCGAGGGCTTCACCACGGTGGACCGCATCGCCCGGGCCCACGGCTTCACCGTCGAGGTGAAGGTATTCGAGTCGTGGGATAGGAAGGGGGATGCGCTCGCCTTCCTCCGGCCGTGCATCCCACCCCTGCCGACGCGCGAGTTGTTCGACGTCGTCCTCACCGGCGCCACGTCCCAGGCCACCCTCGCCGTCACCGGGATGATTGAGGAACTGCGGCAGGTGGACCCGAAGGAGGCTCGCGCGCTGCTGGACTCGGCGCCCGCCCCGGTGCGGCGGCGGCTGCCACGCGGCGTGGCCGAGGCAATGGCGAGCCGGCTCCAGCGCGTCGGCGCCCGCGTGGAGGTGCGCCCCTCCGAGCCGTAG
- a CDS encoding TIGR02265 family protein — protein sequence MERGRWDTPEAVERELSARLALVEPTEGIRGMLFAAVLDTVRFLGDEQAVSRIIEGGDVQKDLDLNELYPVPPFMRLFFAATRLLAPQLGGFEEAMRQLGVQGTLAFINSMFGAEVRQQVGGEPKQLVEMLPEAYRMAINFGELQVEWTGPRAGRIHMRRIFTPVAYNEGMLEGALQAVGAQDIQVRGWQTSLLDSEYTLAWDS from the coding sequence ATGGAGCGCGGAAGGTGGGACACGCCAGAGGCCGTAGAGCGCGAGCTGTCCGCGCGGCTGGCCCTCGTGGAGCCCACGGAGGGCATCCGGGGCATGCTCTTCGCGGCGGTGCTCGACACCGTGCGCTTCCTCGGTGACGAGCAGGCCGTGTCGCGCATCATCGAGGGCGGTGACGTCCAGAAGGACCTGGACCTCAACGAGCTCTATCCCGTGCCCCCCTTCATGCGCCTGTTCTTCGCGGCGACGCGGCTGCTGGCGCCGCAGCTGGGCGGCTTCGAGGAGGCGATGCGGCAGCTTGGCGTGCAGGGCACGCTGGCCTTCATCAACTCCATGTTCGGCGCCGAGGTGCGGCAGCAGGTGGGCGGCGAGCCGAAGCAGCTCGTGGAGATGCTCCCCGAGGCGTACCGCATGGCCATCAACTTCGGAGAGCTGCAGGTGGAGTGGACGGGCCCGCGCGCCGGCCGCATCCACATGCGGCGCATCTTCACGCCCGTCGCCTACAACGAGGGCATGCTCGAAGGCGCCCTGCAGGCGGTGGGTGCGCAGGACATCCAGGTGCGCGGGTGGCAGACCTCGCTGCTCGACAGCGAGTACACCCTGGCCTGGGACAGCTGA
- the amrB gene encoding AmmeMemoRadiSam system protein B, whose protein sequence is MARVRLPAAAGSFYPASPSALATAVDGWLERAPISDRERPSALVVPHAGYVYSGAVAATAYATLRAFKGRTPRVLLLGPCHFLPLRGLAYPDVDVLCTPLGEVPLDEDLRERAARFRQVSVSSEAHEAEHSLEVQLPFLQRVLGHFRVLPLVVGSADAEEVEEVLDALWAPDVLPIVSSDLSHYLPYEDAREADRETAERVLSLDGPLDRGSACGAAGISGLLLAARKRGLRPRLLDLRSSGDTAGGHDEVVGYGAFAFYPPGTGS, encoded by the coding sequence ATGGCTCGTGTGCGACTTCCCGCCGCGGCGGGCTCGTTCTATCCCGCCAGCCCCTCCGCCCTGGCCACCGCGGTCGACGGGTGGCTGGAGCGGGCCCCCATCTCCGACAGGGAAAGGCCCTCGGCACTCGTCGTCCCTCATGCCGGCTACGTCTACTCCGGCGCGGTGGCCGCCACCGCCTACGCCACGCTGCGCGCCTTCAAGGGCAGGACGCCACGCGTGCTGCTGCTGGGGCCGTGCCACTTCCTTCCGCTACGGGGGCTCGCGTACCCGGACGTAGACGTGCTGTGCACACCCCTGGGCGAGGTGCCGCTGGACGAAGACCTGCGCGAGCGCGCGGCGAGGTTCCGGCAGGTGAGCGTCTCCTCGGAGGCCCACGAGGCGGAGCACTCGCTGGAGGTGCAGCTCCCCTTCCTGCAGCGCGTGCTGGGGCACTTCCGCGTGCTTCCCCTGGTGGTGGGCAGCGCCGACGCGGAAGAGGTGGAGGAGGTGCTCGACGCGCTCTGGGCTCCGGATGTGCTGCCCATCGTCAGCTCGGACCTGTCGCACTACCTCCCCTATGAGGACGCACGGGAGGCGGACCGCGAGACGGCCGAGCGGGTGCTCTCGCTCGACGGCCCGCTGGACAGGGGGAGCGCGTGCGGCGCGGCCGGCATCAGCGGGTTGCTCCTGGCGGCCCGGAAGCGCGGGCTCCGACCGCGACTGCTGGACCTGCGCAGCTCGGGAGACACGGCGGGCGGACACGACGAGGTGGTGGGCTACGGCGCGTTCGCGTTCTACCCGCCCGGCACCGGCTCCTGA
- a CDS encoding radical SAM protein has translation MRASDSSPPAPSLTDAADDADRVPVPAPFARLRRFPLDGALLLFDRDSGTNVRCEGPETAHLRQRAPRAVQFGITNRCNLACTFCSRDLEARSDWTADSAFAVLSGLASAGVLEVAFGGGEPWAFPRFEELVCRLHGETPLAVSFTTNGLALTRRRLDAVRGRYGQCRVSLYDDNDWRGTVARLADAGARFGVNYLVTPERLSSLETVVLELVALGCRDVLLLSYNGADRALHLAPDAARDLARRVALLGRALVGRCHLKLDVCWGERMEGVPRLFDRADCGAGREFLVLTSDRKVMPCSFHHVTFPVASADEVMAVWRGQREALASASRLPGCARTPGYGLESPAPGGTA, from the coding sequence ATGCGCGCATCCGACTCCAGCCCACCTGCTCCCTCCCTCACGGACGCGGCCGATGACGCCGACCGCGTGCCGGTGCCCGCGCCCTTCGCCCGCCTGCGCCGCTTTCCGCTGGATGGCGCGCTGCTGCTGTTCGACCGGGACAGCGGGACGAACGTGCGCTGCGAGGGCCCGGAGACGGCGCACCTGCGCCAGCGCGCCCCCAGGGCCGTGCAGTTCGGCATCACCAACCGCTGCAACCTCGCGTGCACCTTCTGCTCGCGTGATTTGGAGGCCCGCAGCGACTGGACGGCGGACAGCGCCTTCGCCGTGCTCTCCGGGCTGGCCTCCGCGGGCGTACTGGAAGTGGCCTTCGGAGGCGGTGAGCCCTGGGCCTTCCCCCGCTTCGAAGAACTCGTGTGCCGGCTGCACGGCGAGACGCCGCTGGCGGTGAGCTTCACCACCAACGGGCTGGCGCTCACACGCCGCCGCCTGGACGCCGTGCGCGGCCGCTATGGCCAGTGCCGCGTGTCCCTCTATGACGACAATGACTGGCGCGGCACGGTGGCGCGGCTGGCGGACGCGGGCGCGCGCTTCGGCGTCAACTACCTGGTGACGCCCGAGCGGCTGTCCTCCCTGGAGACGGTGGTGCTGGAGCTGGTGGCGCTGGGCTGCCGTGACGTGCTGCTGCTCAGCTACAACGGCGCGGACCGCGCGCTGCACCTGGCTCCGGACGCGGCGCGAGACCTGGCCCGGCGCGTGGCGCTGCTCGGCCGGGCGCTCGTGGGCCGGTGCCACCTGAAGCTCGACGTGTGCTGGGGTGAGCGCATGGAGGGCGTGCCGCGCCTCTTCGACCGCGCGGACTGTGGCGCGGGGCGCGAGTTCCTCGTCCTCACCAGCGACAGGAAGGTGATGCCGTGCAGCTTCCACCACGTCACCTTCCCGGTGGCGTCGGCGGACGAGGTCATGGCGGTATGGCGCGGCCAGCGTGAGGCGCTGGCGTCCGCGTCGCGACTGCCGGGGTGCGCGCGCACGCCCGGCTACGGGCTGGAGTCACCGGCCCCCGGAGGTACGGCGTGA
- a CDS encoding DUF3817 domain-containing protein, which yields MLKTPLGRFRAVALAEGLSFIALLFIAMPLKYLAGMPLGVRVVGMVHGLLFVLYLFALLEVAIACRWSLVRVLGAFGASLVPFGNFVLEARLRREQEASVEVAR from the coding sequence ATGCTGAAGACCCCCCTAGGACGTTTCCGCGCGGTGGCCCTGGCCGAGGGCCTGTCCTTCATCGCCCTCCTCTTCATCGCGATGCCGCTGAAGTACCTCGCGGGCATGCCGCTGGGCGTGCGCGTCGTGGGCATGGTGCACGGGCTGCTCTTCGTCCTCTACCTCTTCGCGCTGTTGGAGGTGGCCATCGCCTGTCGCTGGTCGCTCGTGCGCGTGCTGGGCGCCTTCGGTGCGTCGCTGGTCCCCTTCGGCAACTTCGTGCTCGAAGCGCGGCTGCGGCGAGAGCAGGAGGCGTCCGTCGAAGTCGCCCGCTGA